The genomic interval TTCACTTCCATCACGTCGCTCCGTTAAAACCTTAATAATTTTAGGAATCACATCACCACTGCGAATGATAATGACGCTATCGCCGATGCGTATGTCTTTACGCTCGATCTCATCAAAATTGTGCAGTGTTGCTCGCTCTACGATGACGCCTTCGATATTGACTGCTTCCACTTCCGCCACAGGTGTTACCACGCCTGTTCTGCCCACTTGCAGCGTAATATCTTTAAGTCGTGTTACTTTCTCAATCGCAGGAAATTTAAACGCGACCATCCATTTGGGGTATTTGACGGTATAACCAAGCTCTTCTTGCAAGCTCACATCGTCGACCTTAACAACCATACCATCCATCATCATCTCGATCTCATCACGCTTAGCAATGAGTTCTGCGTAGAGGGTATGCACATCATCCACGCTTTGCGTTACGACGATACGAGGTGGTTGTAAAAAACCAAGGCTGTAGACAAAGCTCATTTTTTGACTCAAAAAACTCTGTGTTAAGCTATTAATCCCAATGCCCCATGGGTAAAACATCAGTTTACGCTTTGCCGTAATGCTCGTATCGAGCTGCCTGAGGCTTCCTGCTGCAGCATTGCGTGGATTTGCAAACAACGCCTCACCTGCGCTTAAACGATCAGTGTTGAGTCTTTCAAAGTCTGCTTTTTTGATGACCACTTCGCCACGAATTTCAATGGGTTCTTGATAGTTGATGCGTAAAGGAATAGAGCCGATGGTCTTAACATTTTCAGTTACATCTTCGCCAATGCTTCCATCACCTCTTGTAATCGCCTGCTTTAACATACCATTTTCATAAATGAGGTTCAGACTCGCACCATCAAATTTTGGTTCGCAGTAAAAAGTAAAATTCTCTTTGACTTTCTTAACACGTTCGATCCATGCATCAAGATCCGCTTCATTAAACACATCTTCCATGCTCCACATGCGCGCTTTGTGTTCTGCTTTATTAAAGCCCTCTAGCACCATGCCACCCACACGTTTTGTGGGACTGTGCTCATCGGCAAAGAGTGGATTTTCATTCTCGTAGTTTAAAATTTCATGGTAAAGTGTGTCGTACTCTTCATCACTCGCAAGCGGCGCATCATCGACGTAATAGGCTTTTGCCCACGCGTTGGCACGCTCGATTTTGGCTAAATACTCTTCGTGATTCATGCGATGTAACTGCTGTAAATAAGTTTTAAAAGGGTCAGCCCCACCATCGTGAGGAAAAAGGTACGGATAAACTTCACCTCTTTTTTAATGACCATATTAGATCCTATGTACGCTCCGATAATCTGCCCAAAGCCCATCAGCAACCCTACTAAAATAAGCACATTACCACTCCAGAGAAAAACGGCTAAAGAGACAATATTACTCGTAAAATTCATCACTTTGGTTTG from Sulfurospirillum multivorans DSM 12446 carries:
- the ligA gene encoding NAD-dependent DNA ligase LigA, whose protein sequence is MNHEEYLAKIERANAWAKAYYVDDAPLASDEEYDTLYHEILNYENENPLFADEHSPTKRVGGMVLEGFNKAEHKARMWSMEDVFNEADLDAWIERVKKVKENFTFYCEPKFDGASLNLIYENGMLKQAITRGDGSIGEDVTENVKTIGSIPLRINYQEPIEIRGEVVIKKADFERLNTDRLSAGEALFANPRNAAAGSLRQLDTSITAKRKLMFYPWGIGINSLTQSFLSQKMSFVYSLGFLQPPRIVVTQSVDDVHTLYAELIAKRDEIEMMMDGMVVKVDDVSLQEELGYTVKYPKWMVAFKFPAIEKVTRLKDITLQVGRTGVVTPVAEVEAVNIEGVIVERATLHNFDEIERKDIRIGDSVIIIRSGDVIPKIIKVLTERRDGSEKVVERPLNCPVCGSELLDDGALIKCQNLSCDARVVGAIIHFASKKALNIDGLGDKIVEQLYAQKLVLHVKDLYTLNSEQLLALEGFKAKKADNLLAAIEQSKGVSLEKFINALGIEHIGEVAAKKIARAFGLEWLEANYEQIIALEGFGEEMAKSLVEFIHVNKAETYELMAVLQPIASKLEITESVFTGKTVVLTGSMSQPRDEIKVMLEKLGAKVSGSVSKKTDFVIYGEEAGSKLAKALELGVKTLSESELNGMIK